The Cyprinus carpio isolate SPL01 chromosome B17, ASM1834038v1, whole genome shotgun sequence genome has a window encoding:
- the LOC109107986 gene encoding protein CLN8-like isoform X2, whose amino-acid sequence MRFVAVISSTRGHNFSMDYSSQDIQLKIISLGFIFYAFIFLLSHILSNLVFYTYRSLSAKEKVFWDLAVTRAVFGLQSTVAGLRALMEDSAVYSDKILGQENWSWFNVLTATGFFLFENVALHASNLAFWSFDLPLAMHHFFALAGFAGAVVWNWLGHFLPMVTLLLEMSTPFTCISWMLLKAGWSKTLFWKANQWIMIHMFHCRMVVSYYMWWVSWNHWEEMNTHIPLVQRLLFFIGLFLLTFFLNPIWTHKKTLQLLNPVDWNFNKKSAAENGPNRDQARHKPHAS is encoded by the exons ATGCGTTTCGTGGCCGTTATTTCGTCTACAAGAG GTCACAACTTCAGCATGGACTACTCCTCCCAGGACATTCAGCTGAAAATCATCAGCCTGGGCTTCATCTTCTACGCCTTTATCTTCCTCCTCTCTCACATCCTGTCTAACCTAGTGTTTTACACCTACCGCTCACTGTCAGCCAAAGAAAAG GTCTTCTGGGATTTGGCTGTGACAAGGGCTGTGTTTGGCCTCCAGAGCACGGTGGCAGGGCTTCGTGCTCTTATGGAGGACTCTGCTGTCTACTCTGATAAGATTCTCGGGCAGGAGAACTGGTCCTGGTTCAACGTGCTGACCGCTACAGGCTTCTTCCTGTTTGAAAATGTGGCCCTTCATGCGTCCAACCTGGCATTCTGGTCTTTCGACCTGCCATTGGCCATGCATCACTTCTTCGCCCTAGCAGGGTTTGCCGGGGCGGTTGTGTGGAACTGGCTGGGTCATTTCCTCCCTATGGTGACTTTGCTGCTAGAGATGAGTACACCTTTCACCTGCATCTCCTGGATGCTTCTTAAG GCGGGCTGGTCTAAGACGCTCTTCTGGAAAGCTAACCAGTGGATAATGATTCACATGTTCCACTGCCGCATGGTTGTGTCCTACTACATGTGGTGGGTGAGTTGGAATCATTGGGAGGAGATGAACACCCACATCCCACTGGTTCAGAGACTGCTGTTCTTCATAGGCCTCTTCCTGCTCACCTTCTTCCTCAACCCCATTTGGACGCATAAGAAAACCCTGCAGCTTCTTAATCCTGTGGACTGGAACTTTAACAAAAAATCTGCAGCAGAGAACGGACCAAACCGAGACCAGGCTCGACACAAGCCCCATGCCAGCTGA
- the LOC109107986 gene encoding protein CLN8-like isoform X1, producing the protein MSSQPDNLILSSGHNFSMDYSSQDIQLKIISLGFIFYAFIFLLSHILSNLVFYTYRSLSAKEKVFWDLAVTRAVFGLQSTVAGLRALMEDSAVYSDKILGQENWSWFNVLTATGFFLFENVALHASNLAFWSFDLPLAMHHFFALAGFAGAVVWNWLGHFLPMVTLLLEMSTPFTCISWMLLKAGWSKTLFWKANQWIMIHMFHCRMVVSYYMWWVSWNHWEEMNTHIPLVQRLLFFIGLFLLTFFLNPIWTHKKTLQLLNPVDWNFNKKSAAENGPNRDQARHKPHAS; encoded by the exons ATGTCCTCCCAGCCAGATAATTTAATCCTGTCCTCAGGTCACAACTTCAGCATGGACTACTCCTCCCAGGACATTCAGCTGAAAATCATCAGCCTGGGCTTCATCTTCTACGCCTTTATCTTCCTCCTCTCTCACATCCTGTCTAACCTAGTGTTTTACACCTACCGCTCACTGTCAGCCAAAGAAAAG GTCTTCTGGGATTTGGCTGTGACAAGGGCTGTGTTTGGCCTCCAGAGCACGGTGGCAGGGCTTCGTGCTCTTATGGAGGACTCTGCTGTCTACTCTGATAAGATTCTCGGGCAGGAGAACTGGTCCTGGTTCAACGTGCTGACCGCTACAGGCTTCTTCCTGTTTGAAAATGTGGCCCTTCATGCGTCCAACCTGGCATTCTGGTCTTTCGACCTGCCATTGGCCATGCATCACTTCTTCGCCCTAGCAGGGTTTGCCGGGGCGGTTGTGTGGAACTGGCTGGGTCATTTCCTCCCTATGGTGACTTTGCTGCTAGAGATGAGTACACCTTTCACCTGCATCTCCTGGATGCTTCTTAAG GCGGGCTGGTCTAAGACGCTCTTCTGGAAAGCTAACCAGTGGATAATGATTCACATGTTCCACTGCCGCATGGTTGTGTCCTACTACATGTGGTGGGTGAGTTGGAATCATTGGGAGGAGATGAACACCCACATCCCACTGGTTCAGAGACTGCTGTTCTTCATAGGCCTCTTCCTGCTCACCTTCTTCCTCAACCCCATTTGGACGCATAAGAAAACCCTGCAGCTTCTTAATCCTGTGGACTGGAACTTTAACAAAAAATCTGCAGCAGAGAACGGACCAAACCGAGACCAGGCTCGACACAAGCCCCATGCCAGCTGA